In Staphylococcus lloydii, the following proteins share a genomic window:
- a CDS encoding NAD-dependent epimerase/dehydratase family protein → MTKIFVAGATGLIGTKLTKRLLEEGYEVAGLTRSQQGKAKLEDQGVTGFIGDVLKADTVESAIASYKPDIIINEITDLKQADMSANTRVRIEGTKNIVTAALNNDVQHIQSQSIAFVYEGGQGLATEETPLDYQSTGERKVTVDGVEALEQETARIPHHIILRYGLLYGPETWFGKDGMIYNQFIDGSVSMSNGIQSFIHIDDAVETAIQALSFEPGIYNVTDDNPVDGEAWAKWYAQLLNVNPTLNIEPAADHERGASNQKFRQQGGKLLYADWQEGMNPIK, encoded by the coding sequence ATGACAAAAATTTTTGTAGCAGGTGCCACAGGTCTCATTGGTACTAAATTAACAAAACGCTTATTAGAAGAAGGATATGAGGTTGCTGGTTTAACACGTTCCCAACAAGGTAAAGCTAAATTAGAAGACCAAGGCGTTACTGGTTTTATAGGTGACGTATTAAAAGCAGATACAGTTGAGTCTGCTATTGCTAGTTATAAACCGGACATTATTATTAACGAGATTACTGACTTAAAACAAGCCGATATGTCAGCTAATACACGTGTTAGAATAGAAGGCACAAAAAATATAGTAACGGCAGCACTAAATAACGACGTGCAACATATTCAGTCACAAAGCATTGCTTTTGTTTATGAAGGTGGTCAAGGTTTAGCGACTGAAGAAACGCCTCTTGATTATCAATCGACTGGCGAAAGAAAAGTAACTGTAGATGGTGTAGAAGCATTAGAACAAGAAACTGCACGTATTCCACATCATATTATTTTACGTTACGGTTTACTTTATGGTCCCGAAACTTGGTTTGGTAAGGATGGTATGATATATAACCAATTTATCGATGGTTCTGTATCAATGTCTAATGGTATCCAATCATTTATTCATATTGACGATGCTGTGGAGACAGCAATTCAAGCCTTATCATTTGAACCAGGTATATATAATGTCACTGATGATAACCCTGTAGACGGAGAAGCATGGGCTAAATGGTATGCACAATTATTAAATGTTAATCCAACACTAAATATTGAACCAGCCGCTGATCATGAGCGTGGCGCGAGCAACCAAAAATTTAGACAACAAGGTGGAAAGTTATTATACGCTGATTGGCAAGAAGGCATGAACCCTATTAAATAA
- a CDS encoding ornithine cyclodeaminase family protein — MRFISEQQQADLLDMAEVVEAVEEALQAYSEGQTENPLRHVLPFNEDNKYLVMPALSDKLGIVGLKTVTFAPNNPQQGKNTIVGSVILSDYDTGESLAVLEGAYLTKIRTGAISGVATKYLAQQNAKTLCVIGTGEQAEGLVEAVLAVRNITHIQLFNRTYDKAVTFADKLAAQYDITVKVFKDVEDAMHNADIIVTATNATSPVFQNALTNGVHINAVGSFKPDMQELPSVALQQADKVVVESSDTALEETGDLINPIEEGVFKASDLYGELGNIVAGRLEGRLKDEEITVFKSVGLAIVDIVVANYFYQKLLKSDN; from the coding sequence GTGCGATTTATAAGTGAACAGCAGCAAGCTGACTTACTAGATATGGCAGAAGTTGTCGAAGCAGTTGAAGAAGCATTGCAAGCCTATTCTGAAGGACAAACTGAAAACCCTCTACGCCATGTATTACCATTTAATGAGGACAATAAATATTTAGTGATGCCGGCATTGTCGGACAAGTTAGGGATAGTAGGGCTAAAAACAGTAACATTTGCACCTAATAATCCGCAACAAGGGAAAAATACCATCGTAGGTTCAGTTATTTTGTCAGATTATGATACAGGTGAATCGTTGGCAGTCTTAGAAGGCGCATATCTAACTAAAATACGTACAGGTGCAATTTCTGGTGTAGCTACAAAATATCTTGCGCAACAAAATGCCAAAACGTTGTGTGTCATTGGTACGGGTGAACAAGCTGAAGGTTTAGTCGAAGCGGTTCTTGCAGTGAGAAATATTACGCATATACAACTATTCAATCGGACTTATGATAAAGCAGTCACTTTTGCTGATAAACTAGCAGCGCAATACGATATAACTGTAAAAGTATTTAAAGATGTTGAAGATGCGATGCATAATGCTGATATCATTGTAACTGCTACAAATGCTACATCACCAGTATTTCAAAATGCATTAACAAACGGTGTACATATCAATGCGGTAGGTTCTTTTAAGCCAGATATGCAAGAATTACCATCAGTCGCCTTACAACAAGCAGACAAAGTCGTTGTTGAATCAAGTGATACGGCGTTAGAAGAGACGGGGGACTTAATAAATCCTATTGAAGAAGGTGTCTTTAAAGCGAGTGATTTATACGGAGAATTAGGCAATATCGTAGCAGGTAGGCTTGAAGGTAGATTGAAAGATGAGGAAATAACTGTTTTTAAATCGGTAGGACTAGCTATTGTAGATATCGTCGTAGCTAATTATTTTTATCAAAAATTGCTTAAATCAGATAACTAA
- a CDS encoding DoxX family protein, which produces MGVIIIILQVLLGIIFIITGSKIVSGAMNEDFVRMGYPQFFNQVTGAIELLGALNMLFGIFNPYLAMGASVLLGCTMLAGALSLIFLAKDPIIKALPATILLLLNVLIFCYYI; this is translated from the coding sequence ATGGGCGTAATAATTATTATCTTGCAAGTACTACTTGGGATAATATTTATCATAACGGGGTCTAAAATTGTGTCGGGGGCTATGAATGAAGATTTTGTGCGCATGGGGTACCCGCAATTCTTTAATCAAGTTACTGGAGCAATTGAATTATTAGGCGCTTTAAATATGTTGTTTGGCATTTTTAATCCTTATTTAGCTATGGGGGCTAGTGTTTTATTAGGATGTACAATGTTAGCAGGTGCTTTATCATTAATATTTTTAGCTAAAGATCCAATAATAAAAGCGTTACCTGCAACGATTTTATTATTGCTTAATGTTCTAATATTTTGTTATTACATATAA
- a CDS encoding CoA transferase subunit A, with protein sequence MSKVIQDINEAFDDLKDGMTVLAGGFGLCGIPEYAIEAIRHKGTKGLTVVSNNCGVDDFGLGRLLEHQQIDKMISSYVGENKIFERQLINGELEVELTPQGTLAEKLRAGGAGIPAFYTKTGVGTRIAEGKETREFDGENYLMERAIKGDYGIVKAAKADTFGNLVFNKTAHNFNPLCAMAAKITVVEVEEIVDIGKIDPDDVHLSGVYVDYIYLGQNYDKRIEKRTVKEANHG encoded by the coding sequence ATGTCAAAGGTTATTCAAGACATCAATGAGGCATTCGATGATTTAAAAGATGGGATGACCGTGTTAGCGGGTGGATTTGGACTATGTGGTATACCTGAGTATGCTATTGAAGCTATTCGTCATAAAGGAACAAAAGGTTTAACGGTAGTAAGTAACAACTGTGGTGTAGACGATTTTGGGCTTGGTAGACTGTTAGAACATCAACAAATTGATAAAATGATAAGCTCATATGTAGGAGAAAATAAAATTTTTGAACGCCAATTAATTAATGGCGAGTTAGAAGTAGAATTAACACCGCAAGGCACATTAGCTGAAAAGTTACGGGCTGGCGGTGCAGGCATTCCGGCGTTTTATACTAAGACGGGAGTCGGCACACGCATTGCAGAAGGAAAAGAAACACGTGAGTTTGATGGCGAAAATTATTTAATGGAACGCGCAATTAAAGGTGACTATGGCATTGTTAAAGCGGCAAAGGCGGATACATTTGGTAATTTAGTATTTAATAAAACAGCACATAACTTTAATCCGTTATGCGCGATGGCTGCTAAAATAACTGTTGTTGAAGTCGAGGAAATCGTAGACATTGGTAAAATTGATCCTGATGATGTTCATTTATCGGGTGTTTATGTCGATTATATTTATTTAGGACAAAATTACGATAAACGAATTGAAAAACGAACAGTTAAGGAGGCTAATCATGGATAA
- a CDS encoding GNAT family N-acetyltransferase — protein sequence MAEFRELTMGDEELYCNYMEEWLDNDEQIVPTVTNIAKYNDFEDLVHKLEDNKSHDQKVDNTTLFLIGEEIIGAANIRHNLNDALKKHGGHIGYGVRKKYRQQGYGTKILKKSLDYLSRIGVQEALITCDDDNKASATVILNNGGEEIESYQHDDGTITRRFMIEIA from the coding sequence ATGGCAGAATTTAGAGAATTAACGATGGGCGATGAAGAGCTGTACTGTAACTATATGGAAGAATGGCTAGATAATGATGAACAGATAGTTCCAACTGTTACTAACATTGCTAAGTATAACGATTTTGAAGACTTAGTGCATAAATTAGAAGATAATAAGTCACACGATCAAAAGGTTGATAATACCACACTATTTTTAATTGGCGAAGAAATCATTGGCGCTGCAAATATACGTCACAATTTAAACGACGCACTGAAAAAACATGGTGGCCATATAGGTTATGGCGTGCGTAAAAAATATCGTCAACAAGGATATGGCACAAAAATCCTTAAAAAGTCATTAGATTACTTATCCAGAATCGGTGTTCAAGAAGCATTAATTACTTGTGATGATGATAATAAAGCATCGGCGACTGTAATTTTAAATAATGGTGGCGAAGAAATTGAATCATATCAACATGATGATGGGACAATCACACGTAGATTTATGATAGAAATCGCCTAG
- a CDS encoding 3-oxoacid CoA-transferase subunit B codes for MDKATQRTKIIQRAAQEIKSNMVINLGIGMPTLVANEINDHVENVYFQSENGLLGIGPYPTEAEVDPDLINAGKETVTAAKGASYFDNAESFAMIRGGHIDLAILGGMEVSQKGDLANYMIPGKLVKGMGGAMDLVVGAQKVVVIMDHMNKHGESKIKKVCELPLTGSEVVHTLITDLAVFHFEKGVMKLVELQEGTTLEDVEKYTDADFENHLA; via the coding sequence ATGGATAAAGCGACACAAAGGACAAAGATTATACAACGAGCAGCTCAAGAAATAAAAAGTAATATGGTTATTAATTTAGGCATTGGCATGCCGACTTTAGTAGCTAATGAAATTAATGACCACGTTGAAAATGTTTATTTTCAATCTGAAAATGGTTTGCTTGGAATTGGTCCATATCCAACTGAAGCGGAAGTAGACCCAGATTTAATCAATGCTGGTAAAGAAACAGTAACTGCTGCTAAAGGTGCTTCTTATTTCGACAACGCTGAATCGTTTGCCATGATTAGAGGTGGACATATTGATTTAGCAATTTTAGGAGGCATGGAAGTATCCCAAAAAGGAGATTTAGCTAATTACATGATTCCAGGAAAGTTAGTTAAAGGTATGGGAGGCGCTATGGATTTAGTCGTTGGTGCTCAAAAAGTTGTTGTGATTATGGATCATATGAATAAACACGGCGAATCAAAGATTAAGAAAGTGTGTGAGTTACCTTTAACAGGAAGTGAAGTAGTGCACACGCTGATTACTGATTTAGCTGTATTCCATTTTGAAAAAGGTGTTATGAAATTGGTCGAACTTCAAGAAGGTACAACGCTTGAAGATGTAGAAAAATATACCGATGCAGACTTTGAGAACCATTTAGCATAA
- the add gene encoding adenosine deaminase has product MEQQLYTIPKIELHCHLDGSVSIDLLKQLALEQSISLNEHNLYVDQNCENLEQYLRCFDEIQKVLQTADSLQRSVVDVAAQAVEDNVKYIEIRFAPLFHMEKGLSIDETIQAVVEGAKQAMSQYDIKINILVCAMRQHSHAVNKDLFNHVLQGDSTHIAGIDFAGPEAAFPPEKIQEAAQYGVEKGLNLTLHAGECGCIHNVVQSIKLGAKRIGHGVAINNDAQVLAEVKTQQVLLEICPNSNIQTQAIKDVRELNIPYLVSHGIPFLINTDNRTVTQTTLLAEYDLLLESQQLTMKDIENINKHAVKHTFLSPNEQEELLQKMK; this is encoded by the coding sequence ATGGAACAACAATTATATACTATCCCGAAAATAGAATTACATTGCCATTTAGATGGATCAGTAAGTATAGATTTACTTAAACAACTAGCTCTGGAACAAAGTATTTCTTTAAATGAGCACAATCTTTATGTTGATCAAAATTGTGAAAACTTGGAACAATATTTACGTTGTTTTGATGAAATACAAAAAGTATTACAAACTGCCGATAGTTTACAACGCTCTGTCGTTGATGTCGCGGCACAAGCGGTTGAAGATAATGTTAAGTATATTGAAATTAGATTTGCGCCTTTATTCCATATGGAAAAAGGTTTAAGTATAGATGAGACGATTCAAGCCGTTGTTGAAGGCGCTAAACAAGCAATGTCCCAATATGATATAAAGATTAATATTTTAGTATGTGCTATGCGTCAACATAGTCATGCAGTTAACAAAGATTTATTTAACCATGTGCTTCAAGGTGATAGTACACATATTGCTGGTATAGATTTTGCTGGCCCTGAGGCAGCTTTTCCACCAGAAAAAATTCAAGAAGCAGCACAATATGGTGTTGAGAAAGGCTTAAATCTAACCCTTCATGCTGGTGAATGTGGTTGCATTCATAACGTTGTACAATCGATTAAATTAGGGGCAAAACGTATTGGCCATGGCGTTGCGATTAATAATGACGCACAAGTATTAGCAGAAGTAAAAACGCAACAGGTGTTATTAGAAATCTGTCCAAATAGTAATATACAAACTCAAGCTATTAAAGACGTTAGGGAGTTGAACATACCTTATTTAGTTTCACATGGTATTCCTTTTCTAATAAATACGGATAATAGAACAGTGACGCAAACAACATTGTTGGCAGAGTACGACTTATTACTTGAATCACAACAACTGACGATGAAAGATATAGAGAACATCAATAAACATGCTGTAAAACATACATTTTTATCACCAAATGAACAAGAAGAATTACTACAAAAGATGAAATAA